The following proteins are encoded in a genomic region of Aquifex aeolicus VF5:
- a CDS encoding hydrogenase expression/formation protein yields the protein MNAIPILKEILQALKDLYEKGEEHVIYINKLPITPEDRELLLDVLGEGQVKITYSSKTQPAEWKETGIFGVWIGIIKNRDDKPVLETIEITYFPKLASAQKEDVQESIKYLEEKISEIETKLKEEEKNV from the coding sequence ATGAACGCAATTCCGATCTTGAAGGAGATACTCCAGGCTTTGAAGGATTTGTATGAAAAGGGAGAAGAGCACGTAATTTACATAAATAAACTCCCTATAACTCCAGAAGACAGGGAACTCCTTCTGGACGTTCTCGGAGAAGGACAGGTGAAGATAACTTACTCCTCAAAGACCCAACCCGCTGAATGGAAAGAGACGGGAATATTCGGAGTCTGGATAGGGATTATTAAAAACAGGGACGACAAACCGGTTCTTGAGACGATAGAAATCACTTACTTTCCAAAACTCGCATCAGCCCAAAAGGAAGACGTACAGGAGAGTATTAAGTACCTTGAAGAAAAGATTTCGGAGATTGAAACTAAATTAAAAGAGGAGGAGAAAAATGTGTAA
- the hypB gene encoding hydrogenase nickel incorporation protein HypB: MCKDCGCSIPEHNHEHEHHHHHHHTNPALGDKKTVEVLKKILSANDEQAESNRRHFERHGILAVNLMSSPGSGKTTLLERTIELLKDELKIGVIEGDLETNRDAERIKKKGAPAYQITTGQACHLDAFMVHEGIHHLPLEELDIVFIENVGNLVCPASYDVGAHLNVVLLSTTEGEDKPEKYPVMFKNSQLMLITKADLLPYMDFDVEKAVESARKVNPSLDVITLSAKTGEGMELWLDYLKFKLKVLRNALQKAKASP; this comes from the coding sequence ATGTGTAAAGACTGCGGATGTTCCATCCCTGAGCACAACCACGAGCATGAACACCATCATCACCATCACCATACAAATCCCGCACTCGGTGATAAGAAGACCGTTGAGGTCCTGAAAAAGATACTCTCCGCAAACGACGAGCAGGCGGAGAGCAACAGGAGGCACTTTGAAAGGCACGGAATACTGGCTGTTAACTTGATGAGTTCCCCGGGATCGGGAAAGACGACACTCCTTGAAAGAACCATAGAACTCCTGAAAGACGAACTCAAGATAGGTGTAATTGAAGGAGATTTGGAAACAAACAGGGACGCGGAGAGGATTAAAAAGAAGGGGGCGCCGGCATATCAGATAACAACGGGACAGGCTTGCCACCTTGATGCCTTTATGGTTCACGAAGGCATACACCACCTTCCCTTAGAAGAACTTGATATTGTCTTCATAGAAAACGTCGGAAACTTAGTTTGTCCGGCTTCTTACGACGTGGGAGCACACCTCAACGTCGTTCTCCTCTCCACAACAGAAGGAGAAGACAAGCCAGAGAAGTATCCGGTGATGTTTAAAAACTCTCAATTGATGTTAATAACTAAGGCAGATCTCTTACCTTACATGGACTTTGACGTTGAAAAGGCTGTAGAGTCCGCAAGAAAGGTAAATCCTTCCCTTGACGTCATTACGCTTTCCGCAAAAACTGGAGAGGGAATGGAATTGTGGCTTGATTATCTGAAGTTTAAGTTGAAGGTCCTCAGGAATGCCCTTCAAAAGGCTAAAGCTTCACCTTAA
- the hypF gene encoding carbamoyltransferase HypF → MPFKRLKLHLKGAVQGVGFRPFVYRIAKELGLKGFVINDSKGVYIEVEGEEERLKKFLFKLNREKPPLARIYSQEIQFLEPVNYEDFVIRKSEEKGEKEVLVLPDIATCEDCLRELFTPEDRRYMYPFINCTNCGPRFTIIERLPYDRKNTTMKVFEMCPECKREYENPLDRRFHAQPNACPKCGPWVSLYKDGKLIAEKNEALELLIEEIKIGKIVAVKGVGGFHLICNATNEESVRTLRKRKRRSEKPFAVMFKSLEQVEAYANPTELEKALLISPERPIVLIQKKKELAPSVSPGLKRVGAFLPYSPLHHLILNSLDFPVVATSANISEEPIIKDNKEALEKLGELADLILVHNRDIKRRCDDSVVKVVSGVPTPIRRSRGYAPLPVEVPFELPKRVLAVGGMLKNTFALGFKNQVILSQHIGDIENLNTLKVFEESVFDLMELYEFEPDVVVCDMHPRYETTRWAEEFSRKRGIPLIKVQHHYAHMLSCMAENGIKEKVLGIAWDGTGYGEDGTLWGGEFLVADYTSYERAFNFKPVKLIGGEKAVKEPRRVALSLLFDIFGEEALNLDLLPVKSFSERELKNLYLAWKKGINSPLSSSVGRLFDALASLLNLKQILSYEGQGAMMVEDLYDPLVKDNYPYEIRGKEVDLRKAFLEVLKEKDKSLAASRFINTLAKVCEDIALMVGIERVCLSGGVMQNDPLVTKIKELLEKEKFKVYTHQKVPPNDGGIALGQAVFGLSLV, encoded by the coding sequence ATGCCCTTCAAAAGGCTAAAGCTTCACCTTAAAGGGGCCGTTCAGGGTGTCGGGTTTCGCCCCTTCGTTTACAGAATAGCCAAAGAGCTGGGACTAAAAGGTTTCGTTATAAACGACTCAAAAGGTGTTTACATAGAAGTAGAAGGAGAAGAGGAAAGGTTAAAGAAATTTCTTTTTAAACTAAACAGGGAAAAACCGCCCCTTGCGAGAATTTACTCTCAGGAAATCCAGTTTTTAGAGCCTGTAAATTACGAGGACTTCGTAATAAGAAAAAGCGAGGAGAAAGGTGAGAAGGAAGTCTTAGTTCTCCCGGACATAGCAACGTGTGAGGACTGCCTAAGAGAACTCTTTACCCCTGAAGACAGGAGGTATATGTACCCCTTCATAAACTGCACCAACTGCGGTCCGAGGTTCACTATAATCGAAAGACTGCCCTATGACAGAAAAAACACCACCATGAAAGTCTTTGAAATGTGTCCCGAGTGCAAAAGGGAGTATGAGAACCCCCTCGACAGACGCTTTCATGCTCAGCCAAACGCCTGCCCGAAGTGCGGTCCATGGGTCAGCCTCTACAAAGACGGTAAACTAATTGCCGAAAAAAATGAGGCTTTAGAACTCTTAATTGAAGAAATAAAAATAGGAAAAATAGTAGCAGTTAAGGGAGTAGGAGGTTTTCACCTTATATGCAACGCAACGAACGAAGAGAGCGTAAGAACCCTCAGGAAGAGAAAGAGGAGAAGTGAAAAGCCCTTCGCGGTAATGTTTAAAAGTCTTGAACAAGTTGAAGCATATGCAAACCCTACCGAACTTGAAAAGGCACTCTTGATTTCCCCGGAAAGACCTATAGTATTAATACAAAAGAAGAAGGAACTCGCTCCATCCGTATCGCCCGGATTAAAAAGAGTTGGTGCGTTTCTCCCCTATTCTCCCCTTCACCACCTTATACTGAACTCCTTAGATTTTCCCGTTGTGGCGACTTCTGCAAATATCTCAGAAGAGCCCATAATCAAAGACAACAAGGAAGCACTGGAAAAACTGGGAGAGCTCGCCGATCTTATCCTCGTTCACAACAGGGATATAAAAAGGAGGTGTGACGACTCGGTAGTTAAAGTCGTGAGTGGTGTTCCTACACCGATAAGACGATCAAGGGGCTACGCACCACTTCCCGTAGAAGTTCCTTTTGAACTTCCCAAAAGAGTTCTTGCGGTTGGAGGAATGCTAAAAAACACCTTTGCCCTCGGCTTTAAAAACCAAGTAATCCTGAGTCAGCACATCGGGGATATTGAGAACTTAAATACTTTAAAGGTTTTTGAAGAAAGTGTTTTTGACCTTATGGAACTCTACGAGTTTGAGCCCGATGTAGTAGTTTGCGATATGCACCCGAGGTACGAAACTACGAGGTGGGCTGAGGAGTTTTCCAGAAAAAGGGGAATACCCTTAATTAAGGTTCAGCACCACTACGCCCACATGCTCTCCTGCATGGCGGAAAACGGGATAAAAGAAAAGGTTCTCGGAATAGCTTGGGACGGAACGGGATACGGAGAGGACGGAACCCTCTGGGGAGGTGAGTTTTTAGTGGCAGATTACACTTCTTATGAAAGAGCATTTAACTTCAAACCCGTAAAACTCATAGGCGGAGAGAAGGCGGTAAAGGAACCGAGGAGGGTAGCCCTCTCTTTACTCTTTGATATATTCGGGGAGGAAGCCCTCAACTTGGACCTTCTCCCGGTAAAAAGCTTTAGCGAAAGGGAGCTAAAAAACCTGTACCTTGCCTGGAAAAAAGGCATAAACTCACCGCTTAGTTCTTCTGTCGGAAGACTTTTTGATGCTTTGGCTTCCCTTCTTAATCTCAAACAAATCCTCTCTTACGAAGGGCAGGGAGCCATGATGGTGGAAGATTTATACGACCCTCTTGTAAAGGATAACTATCCCTATGAGATACGCGGAAAGGAAGTAGATTTAAGGAAGGCCTTCCTAGAAGTTTTAAAGGAAAAAGACAAGAGTCTCGCGGCAAGCAGGTTTATAAACACGCTCGCGAAGGTTTGCGAAGACATAGCCCTCATGGTTGGTATTGAACGTGTGTGCCTTTCTGGGGGTGTTATGCAAAACGATCCACTGGTTACAAAGATAAAGGAGCTTCTGGAAAAGGAAAAATTTAAGGTTTACACGCACCAAAAGGTTCCTCCGAACGACGGAGGTATAGCTCTGGGACAGGCTGTTTTTGGACTTTCTCTGGTATAA
- the atpC gene encoding ATP synthase F1 subunit epsilon, with amino-acid sequence MIQVEIVSPQGMVYSGEVESVNVPTVEGEVGILENHMYLMTLLKPGLVYFNGDDKNGIAVTYGVLDVTPQKVLILAEEAYEVGKLPPASKLKEEFEEAVKKMATAQTMEELKEWEKEAEKARTLLELVEKYR; translated from the coding sequence ATGATACAGGTTGAAATAGTTTCTCCGCAGGGAATGGTTTACTCGGGAGAAGTAGAGAGCGTAAACGTCCCCACGGTTGAAGGAGAGGTGGGAATCCTTGAAAACCACATGTACCTGATGACCCTCTTGAAACCTGGACTTGTTTACTTCAACGGTGACGACAAAAACGGAATAGCTGTAACCTACGGCGTTCTGGACGTCACCCCCCAAAAGGTTCTCATTCTTGCGGAAGAAGCTTACGAAGTCGGAAAACTTCCTCCAGCAAGCAAGCTAAAAGAAGAGTTTGAAGAAGCCGTGAAGAAAATGGCAACCGCCCAAACTATGGAAGAGTTAAAAGAGTGGGAGAAGGAAGCAGAAAAGGCAAGAACTCTCTTAGAACTCGTTGAAAAGTACAGATAA